From the Panthera leo isolate Ple1 chromosome C1, P.leo_Ple1_pat1.1, whole genome shotgun sequence genome, one window contains:
- the SSB gene encoding lupus La protein produces MAENGDNEKMAALEAKICHQIEYYFGDFNLPRDKFLKEQIKLDEGWVPLEIMIKFNRLNRLTTDFNVIVEALSKSKAELMEISEDKTKIRRSPSKPLPEVTDEYKNDVKNRSVYIKGFPTDATLDDIKEWLEDKGQVLNIQMRRTLHKAFKGSIFVVFESIESAKKFVDTPGQKYKDTDLLILFKEDYFAKKNEERKQNKVEAKLRAKQEQEEKQKLAEHAEMKSLEEKIGCLLKFSGELDDQTCREDLHILFSSHGEIKWIDFVRGAKEGIILFKEKAKEALDKAKDANNGNLQLRNKEVTWEVLEGDVEKEALKKIIEDQQESLNKWKSKGRRFKGKGKGNKAAQTGSAKGKVQFQGKKTKFDSDDEHDQNGASGPAKRAREETDKEEEPALKQQKTENGAGDQ; encoded by the exons ATGGCTGAAAATGGTGATAATGAAAAAATGGCTGCTCTCGAGGCCAAAATCTGTCATCAAATTGAG TATTATTTTGGTGACTTCAATTTGCCACGGgacaaatttttaaaggaacagaTTAAACTGGATGAAGGCTGGGTACCTTTGGAGataatgataaaattcaataG GTTAAACCGTCTAACAACAGACTTTAATGTGATAGTAGAAGCATTGAGCAAATCAAAGGCTGAACTCATGGAAATAAGTGAAGATAAAACTAAAATCAGAAGATCTCCAAGCAAACCCCTCCCTGAAGTGACTGATGAATATAAGAATGATGTAAAAAACAGATCTGTGTATATT AAAGGCTTCCCAACTGATGCAACCCTTGATGACATAAAAGAATGGTTAGAAGATAAAGGTCAAGTACTAAATATTCAGATGAGAAGAACATTGCACAAAGCATTTAAG GGATCAATATTTGTTGTGTTTGAGAGTATTGAATCTGCTAAGAAGTTTGTTGACACCCCTGGACAGAAGTATAAAGACACAGACTTGCTAATACTTTTCAA GGAAGattactttgcaaaaaaaaatgaagaaagaaagcaaaataaagtggAAGCTAAATTACGAGCTAAACA agagcaagaagaaaaacaaaagttagcaGAACATGCTGAAATG aAATCTCTAGAAGAGAAGATTGGCTGCTTGCTGAAGTTTTCAGGGGAGTTAGATGATCAGACCTGTAGAGAGGATTTGCACATCCTTTTCTCAAGTCATGGTGAAATAAAATGGATAGACTTTGTCAGAGGAGCAAAAGAG gggataattctttttaaagaaaaagctaagGAAGCACTGGATAAAGCCAAAGATGCAAATAATGGTAACCTACAATTAAGGAACAAAGAAGTGACGTGGGAAGTACTAGAAGGAGATGTGGAAAAAgaagcattgaaaaaaatcatagaagatcAACAAGAATCTCTAAACAAATGGAAGTCAAAAG GTCGCAGatttaaaggaaagggaaagggaaataaagctGCCCAGACTGGGTCGGCTAAAGGAAAAGTACAGTTTCagggcaagaaaacaaaatttgataGTGATGATGAACACGATCAAAATGGTGCATCCG GACCAgcaaaaagagcaagagaagaaacagacaaagaaGAGGAACCTgcattaaaacaacagaaaacagaaaatggtgcTGGAGACCAGtag